One Nicotiana sylvestris chromosome 12, ASM39365v2, whole genome shotgun sequence genomic window carries:
- the LOC138883097 gene encoding uncharacterized protein, with amino-acid sequence MAFSLGIVDGTLGYQGRLCVANLDGLLERIMNEAHTSSYHASIQMASFEALYGKRCRSPIGWFEIREAQLIGSNLVHQDMEKVKIIKERLKTAQSCHKSDSDVCRRNFEFKEDHWVFLKVFPIMGIMRFGMKRKLSHRFVGSYRIIQRIVQVAYRIDTTGDVIGTPSISYIHIEKGNRKLALIFPVVTIKVNRKLTCEEILVAILDRQVRNLRNKEIGSLKVLWRNQQVEEANWEVEEEMKRKFPHLFD; translated from the exons ATGGCTTTTTCTCTTGGCATAGTTGATGGTACTCTAGGGTACCAAGGGCGATTATGTGTTGCTAATCTAGATGGTCTCCTAGAAAGAATCATGAATGAGGCTCACACATCCAG TTATCatgctagcattcagatggcttcaTTCGAGGCTCTATATGGTAAGAGGTGTAGATCTCCTATTGGGTGGTTTGAGATTAGGGAAGCACAGTTGATAGGATCAAACCTCGTGCATCAGGATATggagaaggttaagatcattaaggagcggttgaaaactgctcagagttgTCATAAGTCCGATTCGGATGTTTGTCGTAGGAATTTCGAGTTCAAAGAAGAtcattgggtattcttgaaggtttTCCCCATAATGGGTATAATGCGGTTTGGTATGAAAAGAAAATTGAGTCATAGGTTTGTCGGATCATACAGAATCATTCAAAGGATTGTTCAGGTGGCATACAGGATTGATACCACcggagatgtcattggtacacctAGTATTTCATATATCCATATTGAAAAAGGTAATCGGAAATTGGCACTCATTTTTCCGGTTGTGACTATTAAGGTTAATCGAAAATTGACCTGTGAAGAAATtctagttgccattcttgataggcaagtccgaaacctaagaaataaagaaattggcTCCTTGAAAGTGCTATGGCGAAACCAGCAAGTTGAAGAGGCCAATTGGGAGGTCGAGGAAGAGATGAAGAGGAAGTTCCCCCATTTGTTTGACTGA
- the LOC138883096 gene encoding uncharacterized mitochondrial protein AtMg00860-like, protein MQTLYQHQLYAMFPKCELWIESVTFVGHVISKEGIKVDPQKIAVVKKWPRSTTPIEIRSFLGLAGYYRKFMQKDVKFHWSDVCERSFQELKSRSTIAPVLTLQEDFGEGGVVVPNRDESSLVVEVKEK, encoded by the exons ATGCAGACTCTATATCAGCACCAGTTGTATGCGATGTTTCCAAAATGTGAATTATGGATTGAATCTGTCACATTCGTGGGTCACGTTATCTCCAAAGAAGGAATTAAGGTTGATCCTCAGAAGATTGCAGTGGTGAAGAAATGGCCTAGATCTACAACCCCAatagagattcgtagtttcttgGGATTAGCTGGGTATTACAGAAAGTTCATGCAGAAGGACGTTAAGTTCCATTGGTCAGATGTTTGTGAAAGGAGCTTCCAAGAGTTGAAATCAAGATCGACTATAGCACCGGTGTTAACCCTACAAGAGG ACTTTGGTGAAGGAGGGGTAGTTGTGCCAAATAGGGATGAATCATCGCTTGTTGTGGAAGTCAAGGAGAAGTAG